A single window of Eucalyptus grandis isolate ANBG69807.140 chromosome 1, ASM1654582v1, whole genome shotgun sequence DNA harbors:
- the LOC120286173 gene encoding protein DETOXIFICATION 21-like, with protein sequence MAMEGEANQKLLKKSVAAEVSDGGEDEPLKDRIWSETKKMWIVAVPAIFTRLSTFGIYVITQAFVGHIGSTELAAYSLVFTVLTRFAYGILLGMASALETLCGQAYGAKQYHMLGVYLQRSWIVLTICSIFQVPLFIFTPPILKALGQENKIAEVAGDISPWLIPVLFSLVVSFSCQMFLQAQSKNMIIAYVAVLSAVVHLCLSWLLTAKYKLGILGAMASTVLAYWIPNIGQLMFVMCGGCRDTWKGFSSSAFKDLWPVIKLSLSSGVMLCLELWYNTVLVLLTGNMENAEVSIDALAICLNISGWEIMISFGFLAARSVSNELGRGSSRAAKFSIKITVLTSFAIGFVLFVFFLFFKGRVAYLFTENDEVADAVADLSPLLAISILLNSIQPVLSGVAVGAGWQSIVAYVNIISYYLVGIPMGVALAYFFSMQVKGVWIGMLFGTFVQTVVLIVITYKTDWDKQVLQARTRVNEWFVAEDASHKTGTSA encoded by the exons ATGGCAATGGAGGGAGAGGCAAACCAGAAGCTGCTGAAAAAATCAGTAGCAGCGGAAGTCAGTGATGGCGGTGAGGATGAGCCGCTGAAGGACAGGATATGGAGTGAGACCAAGAAGATGTGGATTGTCGCAGTGCCTGCAATATTCACCAGACTCTCCACCTTTGGTATTTATGTCATCACCCAAGCTTTTGTCGGCCATATCGGGTCTACCGAATTGGCTGCCTATTCTCTAGTCTTCACTGTCCTAACGAGATTCGCATACGGCATCCTG CTCGGTATGGCAAGCGCGCTAGAGACCCTATGTGGCCAGGCCTATGGTGCGAAACAATACCACATGCTCGGTGTGTACCTCCAGAGATCATGGATTGTCCTAACAATCTGCTCCATCTTTCAAGTTCCGCTGTTCATCTTCACCCCGCCAATTTTAAAGGCCTTAGgccaggaaaataaaattgcggAGGTCGCTGGAGACATCTCGCCCTGGTTGATCCCGGTCCTCTTTTCCTTGGTCGTATCTTTCTCCTGCCAAATGTTTCTCCAAGCACAAAGTAAGAACATGATCATTGCATACGTAGCGGTATTATCGGCAGTGGTTCATCTATGCCTCTCATGGCTATTGACTGCAAAATACAAGTTAGGAATTCTAGGCGCTATGGCTTCCACCGTTTTGGCATATTGGATTCCTAATATAGGACAACTAATGTTCGTGATGTGCGGAGGTTGCCGAGATACATGGAAGGGTTTCTCGAGTTCGGCCTTCAAGGACTTGTGGCCAGTGATCAAGCTCTCGCTTTCATCTGGCGTCATGCTATG TCTGGAGCTGTGGTACAACACAGTGTTGGTTCTTCTAACAGGCAACATGGAAAATGCGGAGGTTTCTATCGATGCGCTCGCCATCTG CCTCAACATCAGTGGTTGGGAGATTATGATCTCTTTTGGTTTCTTGGCTGCT CGTTCAGTATCTAATGAACTAGGAAGAGGGAGCTCAAGAGCAGCAAAGTTCTCAATCAAGATTACGGTGCTCACATCGTTCGCCATTGGATTTGTTCTCTTTgtgttcttcctcttcttcaaggGGCGTGTCGCTTATCTTTTCACAGAGAACGATGAGGTTGCCGATGCCGTGGCTGATTTGTCACCTCTTCTGGCTATTTCCATACTTTTGAACAGCATCCAACCAGTGCTCTCCG GAGTCGCCGTTGGAGCTGGCTGGCAGAGCATAGTAGCCTATGTCAACATCATAAGCTATTACCTAGTAGGGATTCCCATGGGAGTCGCGCTTGCTTATTTCTTTAGTATGCAAGTGAAG GGCGTGTGGATCGGAATGCTGTTCGGAACTTTCGTTCAGACTGTAGTACTGATCGTTATTACCTACAAAACTGATTGGGATAAGCAG GTATTACAAGCTCGAACACGCGTTAATGAGTGGTTCGTGGCTGAAGACGCGTCACACAAGACTGGCACGAGTGCTTGA
- the LOC104447926 gene encoding 50S ribosomal protein L18: protein MVILPPAKPPRIINFLKPYVLKMHFSNKFVSAQVIHSPTATVASSASSQEKALRPSMDSTRDVAAAAKIGKILGERLLLKGIPAVAVHLKREQKYHGKVKAVIDSVREAGVKLL, encoded by the coding sequence ATGGTTATCCTACCGCCAGCTAAGCCACCGAGAATAATAAACTTTCTCAAGCCTTATGTTCTGAAGATGCACTTCAGTAACAAGTTTGTAAGTGCCCAAGTCATCCATTCCCCAACTGCTACTGTGGCGTCTTCGGCAAGCTCGCAGGAGAAGGCTTTGAGACCAAGCATGGACTCGACTCGAGACGTGGCTGCAGCTGCGAAGATAGGAAAGATACTGGGAGAGAGGCTGCTGCTCAAGGGCATCCCTGCTGTCGCCGTCCACttgaaaagagaacaaaagtatCATGGCAAAGTCAAGGCGGTTATCGATTCTGTGAGAGAAGCAGGTGTGAAGTTGCTTTGA